A single region of the Halorussus gelatinilyticus genome encodes:
- a CDS encoding type II toxin-antitoxin system HicB family antitoxin translates to MPTITIEREDDWFVITDEETGVTTQGETKLESLLMLADALAGYEDADEDLLAMALDVFVPEPEAEELVAELRGDEYEPPNVSEEQIRKQRDATLRLAKSYRTTDYSDTDNLEMLYSLFND, encoded by the coding sequence ATGCCGACGATTACGATTGAGCGAGAAGACGACTGGTTCGTGATTACGGACGAAGAGACCGGAGTGACGACGCAGGGAGAGACGAAACTGGAGTCGTTGCTGATGTTGGCTGATGCACTCGCTGGCTACGAAGACGCAGATGAAGACCTGCTAGCGATGGCACTCGACGTGTTCGTTCCCGAACCGGAGGCCGAGGAGTTGGTCGCTGAATTACGCGGTGACGAGTACGAGCCTCCGAATGTGTCTGAGGAACAGATTCGGAAACAACGTGATGCTACGTTACGACTGGCGAAATCCTACAGGACTACGGACTACTCGGATACGGATAATCTTGAGATGCTGTATTCGCTATTTAATGACTAA
- a CDS encoding tyrosine-type recombinase/integrase: MPDHQPKSITDALAESLGDDASRVQSDLDEFYNWMLTKGKNPNRRQPLSSSLSENYHARVDQVFRFVIDRFDPSDKTELTHDQADLIVKWLDRDEIRTQSGDPYSETSKRKFADALQKYFAWKHDQYGAEKWRPRINFTDGEHEHADKLNFEERWQVLQAAKEYGSLPSYYETSEEERDKIDSLVAQRLGKPKAEVTRKDWERADTSNKVASLIAVALETGIIPVEVERARTDWYDAKRNILKITKEDAGKDRPTTELPLTDETGELMGKWLQERRHYEKYDGTNRLWLNRDGNPYSSKNLCYLLRRLCDEAGIDHEHRNIVWYSLRHNLGQSIEETEGVSQARDQLRHEHIETTKKTYGESTIESRRHTLEKVNETARRAVEDPEFNPYADETQQPTREDTPQEPARKTQNETSAPAAETPPTHIDAVIDDTQEDRADLAQKILSEEI; this comes from the coding sequence ATGCCAGACCACCAACCAAAATCGATCACGGACGCGCTTGCGGAGTCGCTCGGTGATGACGCGAGCAGAGTACAGAGCGATCTCGACGAGTTCTACAACTGGATGCTGACGAAGGGGAAGAACCCGAATCGACGACAGCCGCTGTCATCGTCGCTGTCGGAGAACTACCACGCACGTGTTGACCAAGTCTTCAGGTTCGTCATCGACCGCTTTGACCCATCGGACAAGACGGAACTCACGCACGACCAGGCGGATCTGATCGTCAAGTGGTTGGACCGCGACGAAATCCGTACCCAGAGTGGCGATCCGTACTCGGAGACGAGCAAGCGGAAGTTCGCTGATGCGCTCCAGAAGTACTTCGCGTGGAAGCACGACCAGTACGGGGCAGAGAAATGGCGGCCGCGGATCAACTTCACTGACGGTGAGCACGAACACGCCGACAAACTAAATTTCGAAGAGCGCTGGCAGGTTCTCCAAGCGGCGAAGGAGTACGGGTCGCTGCCGTCGTACTACGAGACGTCCGAGGAGGAGCGCGACAAGATCGATAGCCTCGTCGCGCAGCGACTTGGGAAACCGAAAGCCGAAGTCACGAGGAAAGACTGGGAGCGCGCGGACACCAGCAACAAAGTTGCTTCGCTCATCGCCGTGGCCCTGGAAACGGGGATCATCCCGGTTGAGGTCGAGCGGGCGCGTACGGACTGGTACGACGCGAAGCGGAACATCCTCAAAATCACGAAGGAGGACGCCGGGAAGGACCGGCCGACGACGGAACTCCCGCTCACGGATGAAACCGGCGAACTGATGGGCAAGTGGTTGCAGGAGCGCCGTCACTACGAGAAGTACGACGGGACGAATCGCCTCTGGCTCAACCGCGACGGGAACCCGTACAGTTCGAAGAACCTCTGCTACCTGCTCCGGCGGCTCTGCGACGAGGCGGGTATCGACCACGAGCACCGCAACATCGTGTGGTACAGCCTCCGACACAACCTCGGGCAATCCATCGAAGAGACGGAAGGCGTCTCACAGGCCCGCGACCAGCTCCGCCACGAGCACATCGAGACCACGAAGAAAACCTACGGCGAGTCCACCATCGAGAGTCGCCGCCACACGCTCGAAAAAGTGAACGAGACCGCACGACGGGCAGTAGAAGACCCGGAGTTCAACCCGTACGCGGACGAGACACAGCAACCGACTCGGGAGGACACGCCACAGGAACCCGCTCGGAAGACCCAAAACGAGACATCGGCCCCCGCAGCAGAGACTCCTCCTACGCACATCGACGCGGTCATCGACGACACTCAGGAGGACCGCGCCGACCTCGCTCAGAAAATACTGTCCGAAGAAATCTGA
- a CDS encoding tyrosine-type recombinase/integrase, protein MKNADEATTPLEGITVVPEPSAELLNERQQIDYRNQREQCLEWLLVFGKDPKKAEGYARTTVKNRAHRMDQFYRWVWDQDGYTTNVTHDHADAYLTWLAKQDHSNAHKDNCRKALLMLYKWREHEHGLDEWDPELSFSTGHKTTTPRDYLTREERGQIREAALEYGSVPSYKGLDSEERDRWKAYLAQRFEKPKSEVTPEDWDEANGWKIPSLVSVSLDAGLRPIEVERAVTGWVDIENAVLRIPKEQSSKNTGHWIVGLQDRTAETLDRWLEQRENDPTYDDTDKLWLTRFGNTYGSASLRKVLRRLCDQADIPYENRQMSWYSIRHSTGTYMTREEDLAAAQAQLRHKSPETTMKYDQAPVEDRQNALDRMG, encoded by the coding sequence ATGAAGAACGCCGACGAGGCAACGACCCCTCTAGAGGGGATTACAGTCGTCCCCGAACCCTCCGCGGAACTCCTCAACGAACGCCAACAGATCGACTACCGCAACCAGCGCGAGCAGTGCCTCGAATGGCTGCTCGTATTCGGGAAAGACCCCAAGAAGGCCGAGGGTTACGCACGCACTACCGTCAAGAACCGCGCCCACCGAATGGACCAGTTCTACCGGTGGGTGTGGGACCAAGACGGGTATACGACGAACGTCACGCACGACCACGCCGACGCGTACCTGACCTGGCTCGCCAAGCAGGACCACAGCAACGCCCACAAGGACAACTGCCGGAAGGCGCTGCTGATGCTGTACAAGTGGCGCGAACACGAACACGGGTTAGACGAGTGGGACCCGGAGCTGTCCTTCAGTACCGGCCACAAGACGACCACGCCGCGCGACTACCTGACACGTGAGGAACGCGGCCAGATTCGGGAAGCCGCGCTCGAATACGGAAGCGTCCCGTCGTACAAGGGCCTCGATTCCGAGGAGCGCGACCGGTGGAAGGCTTACCTCGCCCAGCGCTTCGAGAAGCCGAAATCCGAAGTGACGCCGGAGGACTGGGACGAGGCGAACGGCTGGAAGATCCCGAGCCTCGTCTCGGTGAGTCTCGACGCAGGACTGCGTCCCATCGAAGTGGAGCGTGCCGTGACGGGCTGGGTCGATATCGAGAACGCCGTGTTGCGCATCCCGAAGGAGCAGTCCTCGAAGAACACCGGCCACTGGATCGTCGGTCTTCAGGACCGGACGGCCGAGACGCTCGACCGCTGGCTTGAGCAGCGCGAGAACGACCCGACGTACGACGACACTGACAAGCTCTGGCTGACTCGGTTCGGCAACACCTACGGGTCAGCTTCACTGCGAAAGGTCCTTCGCCGGCTCTGCGATCAGGCCGACATCCCATACGAAAACCGGCAGATGAGTTGGTACTCTATACGTCATTCCACTGGTACTTACATGACCAGGGAGGAAGACCTCGCTGCAGCTCAAGCTCAACTCCGACATAAAAGCCCTGAAACAACTATGAAGTACGACCAAGCGCCCGTAGAGGACCGTCAGAACGCCCTAGACCGGATGGGCTGA
- a CDS encoding helix-turn-helix transcriptional regulator: protein MRRLLAVGLVVVLLVGTVPVAPVLGVLPARDATSVSTMPSTEVRDGPSTELSRTPQTLGVAENFDTVEFHITVHENGTAEWTFTYQRTLNNDTERRQFQQFASEFNNNSTRLYENFKRQARQLASAGQNATGRAMKAQHFHKEAYVGGLVNENRGIVKMSFQWTSFATAEGETVIIGDVFEGGLYIGPNQSLVVHTGTGLQFQSAQPSASAQPSGDSLVASESVTWQGEHDFIDQRPRVKFEPVEGTTTTTTAETTNSGGGNATVTTRPAGQPPSDGGGGWSLLMMFIGAVVVLLGLAAAFAYRQGDFGSFAGSTDRPDGGDGGGGAAAAGNGGTTASEPSVSDEELLTDEARVKKLLDENGGRMKQVNIVEETGWSKSKVSMLLSEMEEEGDISKLRVGRENIISLEGHEPDAAGSPLEGE, encoded by the coding sequence ATGAGACGGCTGCTGGCTGTCGGCCTCGTAGTCGTGCTACTCGTCGGGACGGTGCCCGTAGCGCCGGTGCTGGGCGTCCTTCCTGCGCGTGACGCGACGTCAGTCTCGACGATGCCCTCCACGGAGGTCCGCGACGGGCCCTCGACGGAACTCTCCCGAACGCCCCAGACGCTCGGCGTCGCGGAGAACTTCGACACCGTGGAGTTCCACATCACGGTCCACGAGAACGGGACCGCCGAGTGGACGTTCACCTACCAGCGCACGCTGAACAACGACACCGAGCGTCGCCAGTTCCAGCAGTTCGCCAGCGAGTTCAACAACAACTCGACGCGGCTCTACGAGAACTTCAAACGGCAGGCCCGCCAACTCGCCAGCGCCGGGCAGAACGCGACCGGCCGCGCGATGAAGGCCCAGCACTTCCACAAGGAGGCCTACGTCGGCGGTCTCGTCAACGAGAACCGCGGCATCGTCAAGATGTCGTTCCAGTGGACGAGCTTCGCCACCGCCGAGGGCGAGACGGTCATCATCGGCGACGTGTTCGAGGGCGGTCTCTACATCGGCCCGAACCAGTCGCTGGTCGTCCACACCGGGACCGGTCTCCAGTTCCAGTCGGCACAGCCCTCGGCCTCCGCCCAGCCGTCCGGCGACTCGCTGGTCGCCAGCGAGTCGGTGACGTGGCAGGGCGAGCACGATTTCATCGACCAGCGCCCGCGCGTCAAGTTCGAACCGGTAGAGGGGACGACGACCACGACGACCGCCGAGACGACCAACTCCGGCGGCGGGAACGCGACAGTCACGACGCGACCGGCCGGACAACCGCCGTCTGACGGGGGAGGCGGCTGGTCGCTGTTGATGATGTTCATCGGTGCCGTCGTCGTCCTCCTCGGTCTCGCGGCCGCGTTCGCCTACCGGCAGGGCGACTTCGGGTCGTTCGCCGGGAGTACAGACAGGCCCGACGGTGGCGACGGCGGTGGCGGGGCGGCCGCGGCGGGCAACGGCGGAACGACCGCCTCGGAACCGTCCGTCAGCGACGAGGAGTTACTCACCGACGAGGCTCGCGTGAAGAAACTGCTCGACGAGAACGGCGGCCGGATGAAGCAGGTCAACATCGTCGAGGAGACCGGCTGGTCGAAGTCGAAGGTCAGCATGCTCCTCTCGGAGATGGAGGAGGAAGGCGACATCAGCAAACTCCGGGTCGGCCGCGAGAACATCATCAGCCTCGAAGGCCACGAACCCGACGCTGCCGGCTCGCCGCTCGAAGGCGAGTAA
- a CDS encoding metal-dependent hydrolase family protein → MFVIRGGTVVDADGTREADVAVEDGRIAAVGDVPDDPDDEIDATGRFVAPGLVDAHVHVMMDGRADPGEIDGDSDATLAYRATANLRNALDAGVTTVRDLGSAGTLALDARDAVAAGTLDGPQVVACGQGVVMTGGHGHWFGREADGVPEVKKAVRKQLKRGADVVKCMATGGVLTEGALTGMPELDEEELETVVETAGAKRVPTAAHAHGTEGIKNAVRAGISSVEHGTFMDREATELMADRGTYWVPTAKALYGIVEAGTEAGIPEFAVEKAEEAKEAWEDAFEYALDAGVPIAMGTDAGTPFNFFADIPEELELMVNHGLSERQALEAATVNAADLLGLDDVGTVSEGARADLVVLDENPLDDVTTWQSPTRVVCRGTTVR, encoded by the coding sequence ATGTTCGTCATTCGAGGCGGGACGGTCGTGGACGCCGACGGGACCCGAGAAGCCGACGTCGCGGTCGAAGACGGGCGAATCGCCGCTGTCGGCGACGTACCCGACGACCCCGACGACGAGATAGACGCGACCGGCCGGTTCGTCGCGCCCGGACTCGTGGACGCCCACGTCCACGTGATGATGGACGGCCGGGCCGACCCGGGCGAGATAGACGGCGACAGCGACGCGACGCTGGCCTACCGGGCGACGGCCAACCTCCGGAACGCGCTCGACGCGGGCGTGACGACGGTCCGAGACCTCGGTTCGGCGGGCACGCTCGCGCTCGACGCCCGCGACGCGGTCGCGGCGGGTACCCTCGACGGGCCGCAGGTCGTCGCGTGCGGCCAGGGCGTCGTGATGACCGGCGGCCACGGCCACTGGTTCGGTCGGGAGGCCGACGGCGTGCCGGAAGTCAAGAAGGCGGTCCGCAAGCAACTCAAGCGCGGCGCGGACGTGGTGAAGTGCATGGCGACCGGCGGCGTCCTCACCGAGGGAGCGCTGACGGGGATGCCGGAACTCGACGAGGAGGAACTCGAAACCGTCGTCGAGACCGCCGGAGCCAAGCGCGTGCCGACCGCGGCCCACGCTCACGGGACCGAAGGCATCAAGAACGCGGTCCGGGCCGGCATCTCCAGCGTCGAACACGGAACCTTCATGGACCGCGAGGCGACCGAACTGATGGCCGACCGGGGCACCTACTGGGTGCCGACCGCGAAGGCGCTCTACGGCATCGTGGAGGCGGGGACCGAGGCCGGAATCCCCGAATTCGCCGTCGAGAAGGCCGAAGAAGCCAAGGAGGCGTGGGAAGACGCCTTCGAGTACGCGCTCGATGCCGGCGTCCCCATCGCCATGGGGACCGATGCCGGGACGCCGTTCAACTTCTTCGCCGACATCCCCGAGGAGTTGGAACTCATGGTGAACCACGGTCTCTCGGAGCGACAAGCACTGGAAGCCGCGACGGTCAACGCCGCCGACCTGCTCGGTCTGGACGACGTAGGCACGGTTTCGGAGGGCGCTCGCGCGGACCTCGTGGTGTTGGACGAGAATCCGCTGGACGACGTGACGACGTGGCAATCGCCAACGCGTGTCGTGTGCCGTGGAACCACGGTCCGGTGA
- a CDS encoding SDR family oxidoreductase translates to MADDPLDGKTALVTGASSGIGEATAHALARDGARVALAARRRKVLNDIAETIESEWDAETLVVQTNVRNEDSVEEMIETTVAEFDGLDVLVNNAGLARGESVESLGTDEYETMMETNVDGVFYATRAAVPHLEETEGNLVFVGSFAGQYPRPFNPIYAATKWWVRGFAHSIEGNVGEEGVAVTVVNPSEVRTEFGSAYGESFAERFGEGEVTEPEEVADAIAFAAKQENSTVSELDIYRRDKFSGF, encoded by the coding sequence ATGGCAGACGACCCGCTCGACGGGAAGACGGCGCTGGTCACCGGTGCCAGTTCCGGCATCGGCGAAGCGACGGCCCACGCACTCGCCCGCGACGGCGCGCGCGTCGCGCTCGCGGCCCGCCGCCGGAAGGTGCTGAACGACATCGCGGAGACGATAGAGAGCGAGTGGGACGCCGAGACGCTCGTCGTCCAGACCAACGTGCGAAACGAGGACTCGGTCGAGGAGATGATCGAGACGACAGTCGCCGAGTTCGACGGTCTCGACGTGCTGGTCAACAACGCCGGACTGGCCCGCGGCGAGTCGGTCGAATCGCTGGGTACCGACGAGTACGAGACGATGATGGAGACCAACGTGGACGGCGTGTTCTACGCGACGCGGGCCGCGGTTCCGCATCTCGAAGAGACCGAGGGCAACCTCGTCTTCGTCGGGAGTTTCGCGGGCCAGTATCCCCGGCCGTTTAACCCCATCTACGCCGCGACGAAGTGGTGGGTCCGCGGGTTCGCCCACAGCATCGAGGGCAACGTCGGTGAGGAGGGCGTCGCCGTCACGGTGGTCAACCCCTCCGAGGTCCGGACAGAGTTCGGGTCGGCCTACGGCGAGTCGTTCGCCGAGCGGTTCGGTGAGGGCGAAGTCACCGAACCCGAGGAGGTCGCCGACGCCATCGCGTTCGCGGCGAAACAGGAGAACTCGACCGTGAGCGAACTTGACATCTACCGGCGCGACAAGTTCAGCGGGTTCTGA
- a CDS encoding DMT family transporter → MISDKIGSRVSLTPVLFVLLATVWGGSFVAIEIGLHYFPPLVFAGLRYAVAGSVVLGYAAVATDRWRPRERDEYLAVGVVGAFVIAGYHGLLYLGELRVSGAVASVVVSLSPVLTAGFAAVLLDERLTVPKGVGFALGIVGVGVVAGLNPTSALSASVLGVGLVLLGIACFALGGVLTRPLRTDFPIATMEGWAMLGGSGLLFVAGRIRGESLAAIRLTPTALASFAYLTLFSGVVAYLLYFHLLDELGPTRLNLVGYLEPVVATLASWAVLDELVGPSTLVGFAAIFAGFAVLNRHVVREVAVSVRGSSARGDESVSEDAATGDGTAWSSSAGPADD, encoded by the coding sequence ATGATTTCGGACAAGATTGGGAGTCGAGTTTCACTTACTCCCGTTCTATTCGTTTTGCTCGCCACGGTCTGGGGCGGTTCGTTCGTCGCCATCGAAATCGGCCTGCACTACTTCCCGCCGCTGGTCTTCGCCGGACTCCGGTACGCGGTGGCCGGCTCGGTGGTCCTCGGTTACGCCGCGGTGGCGACCGACCGCTGGCGGCCCCGAGAGCGCGACGAGTACCTCGCGGTGGGCGTCGTCGGCGCGTTCGTCATCGCCGGCTACCACGGCCTGCTGTATCTGGGGGAACTGCGCGTCTCGGGCGCGGTCGCGTCGGTCGTCGTCAGCCTCTCGCCGGTCCTGACCGCGGGGTTCGCGGCCGTCCTGCTGGACGAACGCCTGACCGTGCCGAAGGGCGTCGGCTTCGCGCTCGGCATCGTCGGCGTGGGCGTCGTCGCGGGCCTGAACCCGACGAGCGCGCTCTCGGCGAGCGTCCTCGGCGTCGGTCTGGTCCTGCTGGGCATCGCGTGCTTCGCGCTCGGCGGGGTCCTGACCCGGCCGCTCCGGACCGACTTCCCGATAGCGACGATGGAGGGGTGGGCGATGCTCGGCGGGTCGGGACTGCTGTTCGTCGCCGGCAGGATTCGCGGCGAGTCGCTGGCCGCGATTCGGCTCACCCCGACCGCGCTGGCCTCGTTCGCGTACCTGACGCTCTTCTCGGGCGTCGTGGCGTACCTGCTGTACTTCCACCTGCTGGACGAACTCGGTCCGACGCGGCTCAACCTCGTGGGCTACCTCGAACCCGTCGTGGCGACGCTGGCGAGTTGGGCCGTGCTGGACGAGTTGGTCGGTCCCTCGACGCTCGTCGGCTTCGCGGCCATCTTCGCCGGGTTCGCGGTGCTGAACCGCCACGTCGTTCGGGAGGTCGCGGTGTCCGTGCGGGGGTCGTCCGCGCGCGGCGACGAGTCGGTGTCCGAGGACGCCGCCACCGGGGACGGAACTGCGTGGTCCAGTTCGGCGGGTCCCGCCGACGACTGA
- a CDS encoding Lrp/AsnC family transcriptional regulator, which produces MDERDVTILKAIADLGTGSPEKLSEETDIPVSTIHYRLNNLREEGVIENDLYDIDLEAAGLGVTVVVEVLADYSDSYEEFGEKLLAVEGVTQAYFAMGETDFIIVARLPNSDAVERLISDFESIDGVERTNSTFVISSLRDTDNPLESYSLETLVEELADE; this is translated from the coding sequence ATGGACGAGCGTGACGTGACCATTCTCAAGGCTATCGCGGACCTCGGAACCGGCAGTCCCGAGAAGTTGAGCGAGGAGACCGACATCCCGGTCTCGACCATCCACTACCGACTGAACAACCTGCGCGAGGAGGGCGTCATCGAGAACGACCTCTACGACATCGACCTCGAAGCCGCGGGCCTCGGGGTCACCGTCGTCGTGGAGGTGCTGGCCGACTACAGCGACTCCTACGAGGAGTTCGGCGAGAAGCTACTCGCCGTCGAGGGCGTCACGCAGGCGTACTTCGCCATGGGCGAGACCGACTTCATCATCGTCGCGCGCCTCCCCAACAGTGACGCGGTCGAACGCCTCATCAGCGACTTCGAGAGCATCGACGGGGTCGAGCGCACGAACTCGACGTTCGTCATCTCGTCGCTCCGGGATACGGACAATCCGCTGGAGAGCTACAGTTTAGAGACGCTGGTCGAGGAACTGGCCGACGAGTAG